The genomic stretch GACGGCGCCGTCGTCGCCCTCGACATCGGCACGACGACGCCGCTGGTCGCGCGCCACCTCGCCGGCCGACCGGTCACCGTGATCACGAGCAACCTCGCCGTGCTCGACGAGCTCCGCGACGACCCCGCCGTCGACCTCGTCCTCCTCGGCGGCTCCGTCCGCCGCAACTTCCAGACCCTGGTCGGCGCGCTCACCCTGCAGGCGCTCGCGAGCATCAGCTGCGACGTCGCCGTCCTGTCCTGCACCGGAGTGCGACCCGATGGCCGGGTCGTCGACGACATGTCGGTCGAGGCACCGACGAAGGAGGGCCTCTTGGCTGCCGCAACGCAGACCGTGCTGCTGGCGTCGCACGCGAAGTTCCCGGGCACGGGATCGCTCCAGACGACGTCGCTGGACGCCGTCGACGTGCTCGTCACCACCACCGGCGCCCCGCAGGACGCGCTCGACCGCGTCACCGCGGCCGGCGGACGGGTGGTCGTGGCGTGAAGCTCACCATCGTCGGCGGCGGCGGCTTCCGGGTGCCCGACGTCTACCGCGCGCTCCTGGCCGACTCGGGCAGCCCGCGCATCACCGAGGTGTGGCTCTACGACGTCGGCGCCGACCGCCTCGAGGCCGTGAGGACCATCCTCGCCTCCGCCGCGCGCCGGGCCCAGCTCCACGGCACCGACGCCGCCTCCGTCCCGGCGGTGCACGCCACCACCGACCTCGACGTCGCCCTGTCCGACGCCGACTTCGTCTTCTCCGCCATCCGCGTCGGTGGCCTCGCCGGCCGCGTGGCCGACGAGCGCGTGGCGCTGTCCCTCGGGGTGCTCGGCCAGGAGACGGTCGGCCCCGGCGGCATCTCCTACGGCCTGCGCACGGTGCCGGTGATGACGGCGATCGCGGAGCGCATCGCCGCGGTGGCGCCGCGCGCGGTGCTCATCA from Quadrisphaera setariae encodes the following:
- a CDS encoding DeoR/GlpR family DNA-binding transcription regulator is translated as MQTRQRREQILERLDADRFASVNDLAEALQVSPSTVRRDLQQLGASGELRRTHGGAVVLDRTADRTSDGALEHPYATTAQADADLKAAMGRATAALVPDGAVVALDIGTTTPLVARHLAGRPVTVITSNLAVLDELRDDPAVDLVLLGGSVRRNFQTLVGALTLQALASISCDVAVLSCTGVRPDGRVVDDMSVEAPTKEGLLAAATQTVLLASHAKFPGTGSLQTTSLDAVDVLVTTTGAPQDALDRVTAAGGRVVVA